In Psychrobacter sp. JCM 18902, a single window of DNA contains:
- a CDS encoding DUF4139 domain-containing protein: MQAKLSKVAILPNFLPSKKQLMQLGLFSLAALALTPAQAVNSSIEQVTIYQGLASVTRALPINGSGEQTLVFSCLSPYIDKDSVSVQAAKGINIGEVSIETLSDEQAAQCQYQGEARVQTQQDNLAVINAELEAARLAKAYLQNLTKVTQISTDGTLANNARDLETQAVSINKRILEIQQRQARAQDALNQLMAGSATSTQNSVIQVSVRIASRVPSSVKLHYQVRGAGWEPTYQARLNTETKQLNIIASAVIAQQTGENWLNVPLMLSSVNPNQNTTSQLPRVERFSLYEEDQKNRTISVPPMAENMPVVVSARDSYGGASTPNMAPLPSFTVSSQNKNGITEYRLPQRISIPSDGRRVRTVIDEQSGSSKLWIRSTPSVEAAGYWYASAPFLTPAWVDGSLQLYRDDNYVGQARYNYQALKEQGIGFGIDPNTIVKQIADEDKQGDKGAFNRTQTLTKVQAYQFTNQHNRPMHLQVLGSEPISRDDSLKVTITHTPPVTERDWNDNKGMVAWEFDLPSKQSKVIQSTSQISYPASKNLSVN, encoded by the coding sequence ATGCAAGCTAAGTTATCAAAAGTAGCAATACTACCTAATTTTTTACCCTCTAAAAAACAGTTGATGCAACTGGGTTTATTTAGCTTAGCGGCTTTAGCTTTGACTCCTGCTCAGGCAGTGAACAGTAGTATTGAGCAAGTGACCATTTATCAGGGCTTAGCTAGTGTGACTCGTGCGTTACCAATCAATGGTAGCGGTGAGCAGACACTGGTTTTTTCTTGTCTGTCCCCTTATATCGATAAAGACAGTGTGAGCGTACAAGCAGCAAAAGGCATCAATATTGGTGAAGTCAGTATCGAGACTTTAAGCGATGAGCAAGCAGCACAGTGTCAGTATCAAGGTGAGGCGAGAGTGCAGACACAGCAAGATAATTTGGCAGTTATCAATGCTGAGTTAGAAGCGGCACGCTTAGCTAAAGCTTACTTGCAGAATTTAACCAAGGTCACGCAAATCAGTACAGATGGCACGCTTGCCAATAATGCGCGCGATCTGGAAACCCAAGCGGTCAGTATCAATAAACGCATACTAGAAATTCAGCAGCGCCAAGCCCGTGCACAAGATGCGCTCAACCAACTAATGGCGGGCAGCGCGACTTCCACTCAAAATAGTGTGATTCAAGTGAGTGTACGTATTGCCAGTCGAGTACCAAGCAGTGTGAAACTGCACTATCAAGTACGCGGCGCGGGTTGGGAGCCAACGTATCAAGCAAGGCTGAATACTGAAACCAAGCAATTAAATATCATTGCCTCTGCGGTTATTGCCCAGCAGACAGGAGAAAACTGGCTCAATGTCCCTTTGATGCTAAGCTCTGTCAATCCCAATCAAAACACGACCAGCCAATTGCCACGAGTTGAGCGTTTCTCGCTATATGAAGAAGATCAAAAAAACCGGACTATATCTGTACCACCTATGGCGGAAAACATGCCTGTTGTGGTATCTGCAAGAGACAGCTATGGCGGTGCCTCGACACCCAACATGGCGCCACTGCCAAGCTTTACCGTTAGCAGTCAGAATAAAAACGGCATTACCGAATACCGCTTGCCGCAGCGTATTAGTATTCCAAGCGATGGCAGGCGCGTACGGACGGTCATTGATGAGCAGTCGGGCAGTAGCAAGCTATGGATTCGTAGTACGCCGAGTGTGGAGGCAGCTGGCTATTGGTATGCATCCGCACCGTTTTTGACACCAGCTTGGGTAGATGGTTCGCTACAGCTATACCGTGATGATAATTATGTCGGGCAGGCGCGCTATAATTATCAAGCGCTCAAAGAGCAAGGTATCGGTTTTGGTATTGACCCTAATACCATCGTAAAGCAGATAGCTGATGAAGATAAGCAGGGTGATAAAGGCGCATTTAATCGCACGCAAACCTTAACTAAAGTACAAGCTTATCAATTTACCAATCAGCACAACCGACCTATGCATTTACAAGTATTGGGCAGTGAGCCGATTAGCCGTGACGATAGTCTTAAAGTAACCATCACTCATACACCGCCAGTGACTGAGCGTGACTGGAATGACAATAAAGGCATGGTTGCGTGGGAGTTCGATTTACCAAGTAAACAATCGAAAGTCATACAGTCGACCTCTCAGATTAGTTATCCTGCTAGCAAAAACTTATCAGTGAACTAA
- the lgt gene encoding prolipoprotein diacylglyceryl transferase, which translates to MMIHPQYDPVALSLGPVEVHWYGLMYLLAFAAAFGLAWYRSTKRDNWNTDMVSDLVFFGALGVILGGRVGYVLFYQFGEFLQNPAYLFKVWEGGMSFHGGMIGVLLGMLYFARKYKKTPFQVLDFIVPCVPTGLLFGRIGNYINGELWGRVSNGGYNWLTYFPQAAATDMQQLQTNPELQELMLEVNGQYLLPRHPSQLYEALAEGLLLFLFLWWYSSKPRPRMAASAVFLLGYGISRFIIEFFRQPDADQGFVLLGWMTKGQILSAPMIIIGFIMLVYAYKRGIYDWGKQSAY; encoded by the coding sequence ATGATGATACATCCTCAGTACGATCCTGTAGCGCTGTCTTTGGGTCCAGTAGAAGTGCACTGGTATGGCCTAATGTATTTGTTGGCATTTGCCGCCGCCTTTGGTCTGGCTTGGTATCGCAGCACCAAACGTGACAATTGGAACACTGACATGGTGTCCGACTTGGTATTTTTTGGCGCACTTGGCGTCATTTTGGGCGGTCGTGTCGGCTATGTATTGTTTTATCAATTCGGTGAATTTTTACAAAACCCCGCTTACCTTTTCAAAGTCTGGGAAGGCGGCATGTCTTTCCATGGCGGCATGATTGGTGTCTTACTGGGCATGTTATATTTTGCCCGTAAGTATAAAAAGACCCCGTTTCAGGTGCTGGACTTTATCGTTCCTTGCGTGCCAACAGGCTTATTATTTGGTCGTATTGGCAATTATATCAATGGCGAGCTATGGGGCCGCGTCTCTAACGGTGGCTACAACTGGCTTACCTACTTCCCGCAAGCGGCTGCTACTGATATGCAGCAATTGCAAACCAACCCTGAGCTACAAGAGTTGATGCTTGAAGTAAATGGGCAGTATTTGCTACCTCGTCATCCCTCACAGCTGTATGAGGCACTTGCCGAAGGGTTATTATTATTCCTATTCCTATGGTGGTATTCATCAAAACCGCGCCCACGTATGGCAGCATCGGCAGTATTTTTATTGGGCTATGGCATCAGCCGCTTCATCATTGAGTTTTTCCGCCAACCCGATGCGGACCAAGGATTTGTATTACTAGGTTGGATGACCAAAGGGCAGATACTCAGCGCTCCCATGATTATTATTGGTTTCATCATGCTGGTATACG